From the genome of Ictalurus punctatus breed USDA103 chromosome 5, Coco_2.0, whole genome shotgun sequence:
aactaTAGCTCTATAGTCTTCAGAATTCAGCCTGCTACTTCTATCAACGGTCACATCATCAACAAACAACAGTGACACAGTTCCTTTGGCAaccatacatgcccatgccataacactatctccacatgtttgacagatgatgagcccttcctttccttctctatactcttctcttcccataattctggtacaagttaatcttgcatcagaactggacaggttttttatttatttattttttttatttatttattttttaaatagaggtTTCTTTAGCAAGTTTAATCTGTGCTATCTGTACTGGAGTGTTACCAGTgatttgcatcttgaggtaaaccgtctgtatttacattcatgtagGTGTCTCTTGAGTGTTCCCGACTTGAACACTCCTTGAACACTCCTTCTTGATTTGCCCACTCCTAAAGTTTGTGCTTTCTCTGTTTggtctgttatttatttatttatttatttatttatttatttatttttgtagccTAATGATGGCCCATTTCCCTTGCATCAACACATCTTGGACTACATATTGAGAGTGCCAATAAACCGCTACCAAGtacaaattcaacacttggaatcaactccagacctttctTTGATTTGAAATAACAAGTAAACAGGCCACATTTGGCCAGGAAACTGattatcagtcaattgtccaattacttttgagcctatGAAAATGTTAAAGTTAAAAACAGATAAGTTTATTGGTTCTTACAACCTTTTAATGAAATTCAACAAATTCATTCACTTGCTAGAGTTCTGgtgatttttcttttcagagcacaaaatcaataataaaaaaaaacaagccctGTATCACTCTGGACTTCTCAACAAACCTGATAATTGCAGGGCCCTATCCACATTTGGTATCAGTTCTTGCTCAAAGTCCCACACTCTTGTGTCAACAAATAATTGCTCTTTGGTAAGTCTCCCCTGTAGTGGTGTTCTCACGTGAATGATCCGACACGCATCGAAAGGAACCCGATAGACCTGTCCAGTGTGTTTCAGGCTGGAATGCACTGAAGTTTGCATCATGTTCCTAGGATTGATGATCATCTTTGTGGGGTTGAAGCTGTTCTTTCTGTCTGGTTCTCTGTAAATGTGTTCCATAATATTGATACCAGGAATATTTTTCCATTCTGGTCGGTGAAACTTGCCAATTTCTTCAAACTGTGTCTTGGGAAAAATGTGGTTCTCTATGAGAAATACTGTTACGTATTTGTGCTCCTGTTGCAGCGCCTCCATCAGTAATGCAAGGTTAGCATACTTATAGGGCATGATGATCTCATCAATGTCATTCAACAGGACATATTTGGACTGATACATCTGTCTATAAATGCACTCATTTAGTGTTACCAACTGGCCATAGTAATGGAGGTCCCCTTTATGCAGTGTGGCATCCCATCCTGCAGATGGATTAAGGAACTGGTCAATAGGCCACGGCACAATCTCTAGAATTCCTTCTTTCTTATAGTGCTGTAGGAGTTTGTCCAAGTCAGAACCACAGCTGGTGTTGTAGATTATGACTTGTTGTACACCAAGAAGCTTGTACATCTCCATGCTTTGAGCAAACTGCAGAACATTATTATAGTCCCCAAAAAGGTTTGAGATACAGATGGTGAAGTTGTACTtgaataattcataattcaCTCTGTTCTTTACTGGCAGGAAGTCTAGGTTATTAATGTCTGAGACTTTATCAGCTGCATCAACTGAAATTGCAATGTGCGTCGCTTTTTGGGTGTGTTTGCCATGGCACATCACATCTGAAGCACCAAATTTGAAGCCAAAATGATCTCTGTGTATCTTAATTGTAGCTTTAGTAAACTCGCAAGCTTTGCCATTGTTGCAGTAGAGGCAATAAAGTGGCTGCATACTGTTTCTTTTGATTATGCTGATAACTCGAATAGCTTTATTGAGCCTGTGATCAATGAATGCAGACACCGCAAAATGGCTTGAGTTTTTAATGGGGATTATGGACCTCATAGACATGGGGGTATTGTGTGTATCCAAACTATTGCTTATAGATGATTGTGTGCCCTCAGATAGATTTCCAGTGCTGTAATCAGCAGTATGCCCGAAAATATGCTTCCATTTTGAAATCAAGGTAACAGTTAGAACACCAAAAATGATAAGCAAAATAAAAAGCTTCATCTTTGCTTTTGGCATTTTAAGACATCATCCAATTTCACCCCTgtagatttaaacaaaacaattattaaTACAAACATCCTACATTAATAATACCTTTATATTACTTTCTTTAACTGCATCAGAAATAGTATCAGaaagcacaataaaaaaaagatgacaagGTATTTGTAACTGAATCTTGAAATAACTTGGTATCAGATTTTTCACCCATCCCTAATATTAGTCAGTGTTTACAATTAAACGCTACTTGCTTGATTTAGGTGGCCAGAATGTCCTCCATTACCACAGCTGAAACTGATGGCATTCCACCTTTCAGTACTGAGATTCAAGTCTGGTGCCCAGTAACTACATTTACACAGTCTAATAACCTGTTATTCACCTAACTGAGTGCTCAAATGGAATTAAAAATCTTTTTGAATACAACCAAGTTCAATAtagaatacaaataaatatccGACTAAAGAATTTTCAGCACAAAGAGGCATGGACCTTATTATTAAGCAACACTTGAAAGAAAAAAGCTACAGAGCCATAGCAAAGACTTCCCGGTCAGTACAGTTGCTTTGATATTCATCCCCGGACAGGTACCTCACACAAGATTTGATAATGCGCTCTCATGATAAATGATTTTGAATGACGTTTGCCAAGAGGAATGGGAGCAAATTTAAACACAATGCTAcaaaaaatccccccccccccccactgtatgttaagcacaaaagaaatgaataattcTTCCAACTATTATTAATATGTAGGCATCACAATTATTTCTTCAGCCAAGTTTAACTAGACATGAATAATTTAACATGTTTGTGATGCCAATAAAGCACTTGAAGTCTGCCAATAATTCTAGAGTGCCACCCATTTCACTAAGTACTTccagttttgttctttttcattcAATATTTTCTCAACTTTAAAGGTTTGTCTTTTCCAGTAACAAGGTTTTGCAAAAAGATTTATGGCATACTCACAATTATCTGCAgatttggtgaaatatatttggCTTTTCGGATATTCGGACAGTAATACAGAGTATCTTCTTATAATGTCTAACAATTTTGTGCACTCAGGACTGTGAACTCCAGTTcagaccacaggttttcaatgTTAGTCATGGCAAAAacatttcccccccccccacaaaccATTTCTACATGGATTTAGATGTAATTCCACATTTTGGGATTAAAACATCCTAACTGGCGATTCTGTGAATTTAACATAAAATACTGTTCCTCATTAAACTTTtcaaccacttttttttttttttttttttttttaaatatatgtataagcATTATTtcgatttaaaatatattttatattccgtggcatttaaataatattaataacattgcTTAATTTTGTCAAAAAGATTCAATAAAACCTTAGATCCTCAAATTATTCACAAATATCTTCTCTTTTAGGTATATAAAAACCATAACTGGCAGACTATTTTTTATCGTAGAGCAGAACATTTTGACTGTGCTTCAATGTCACTGACTTGCTTTAAAccacacacatttttcacacattGAAGCATGAACTAATGAACTCTTTCATATGCCACTTGACAATAGCAGCTGATATTCATTAGTTATTTTCTAACATTCAAGCAATAAATGTTTTTACTCCCTAATATGTGCTGAAAACAGTATAGTTATGCAGTTTAGCATCTCACCCACGTTGTTGATAGAGCGTTCCTCAGTTCTTCCTGTGCTGTAGAATTTATGATCTAAATGCCAAGCAACAAAACAACTGAACACATAAGCCAACAATAGTGCTTATTGTTACTTACTGGAGCAGCAAAATGCTATGTAATTTTAGAAGGAAGTATGCGATCAAGTAAAATGGGACACATGATAGTAGTACTTGATTTGAATTCCTGCGTTTGATTATCCGCTTTCAAATAGTGTGGGTTGAATATTTAACGCAGGATCTCTCAAGATGGCACATCAGAGCCACAACCTCCCTGTTTGTCTGGTTTCTAAATCCAACTGTAGACTATTTAGAGATTTCATACACAGCAACATCCAACAGACTGATAATCTGTTTCCCTTTAATACTTTTAACCATCTTCATGATTGCTGTAATgagctgtgtctcaaattgAAAACTCTGACCTTCAAAGGTTCTTAATAATCTTAAATATCCAGGAGACTGGTACACAAATCAGACCTTTCAATAGGTTTAAAGGCCACAtaagagatttttaaaattcaaacaccAACCATAACAATGAAACTGATTAGTATTTATACTCCATAATGGTCTTGTGATTTCCTTAAACGTAATAGTCTAAATTGCACAGGAGAGAGTGTGGTTGTGCTCTACCCAGGCTTGCAGATCTGGAATGGATAACCATGCCTGTTCTTTTGGGCATGTTTGCCTAGGGTTAAGCTTTGTAGGTGTCCACATGAAAGCTCTGCTTAGGCAAGCCCAGTGAACATGAGCACCTTACACTGGAGTCATTTATGAAGCTGGATATGAATGGAATTATTTGTAAATAAGTTTGTATGAGTAACTAATATAAACCTCGACTTCAATCTTCAAAAACTgtcatttgcatggattactgcacttttatatatggAATATACTATTACGTTTaaactgcttttctttctttctttttttttattttttatttatttatttttttaaagtttacagcatttagcagatgccctttTCCATAGAGACTTACAGAAGTgtataagacaaataaaataaatcattaaattatgacaaaagaaatgctGAGATTAGCTGGTCTAAAGAAGCGTCTTTGTTGATTGAAGATTTAgtgctttcttcttcttcttcttcttattattattattatatttaataacaacaacaataataataataatatatacagtgcccacTGGCAACCTTGGTAAGtatgagcaaaggctgtgaaaattggtctttattgtttaacattttgatcatttgtttaaaaaaaaatatcacaaaaatactctgctctcatggatatcaaacaatcgcaaacaaaacacaggtttatttttatataaatatatataatatatatatattaacacactgtgtttattaaaaataaacacaggtttatttttatataaatatatatatataatatattatatatatatataatatatatatatattatatattatatatatatataatatattatatatatatatatatatattttatatatatatatatatatatatatatataatatatatatatatatataatatatatatatatatatatatatatataatatatatatatatatatatataatatatatatatatatatatatatatatataatatatatatatatatatatattttatatatatatatatatatataatatatatatatatatatatatatatatatatatatatatatatatatataatatatattatatatatacctttaatatctgtataccatgttgatatttctgtaaagctgctttgagacaatgtctgttgtaaaaagcgctatacaaataaaattgaattgaattgaatttgattGATAGGTGaattcaaaaggttaaaaaataataataattaaaaattatacacacacacacacacacacacacacacacacatagatacacatatatatatccatGGGAAACAGGAAGTTTGGTTTatcaatttcctgttcctagtcacccaagtgtactaagaaaaaatgtaaaatatcaatgggaatatacttcaaatattttttttccatatgaattcatatgggtGCCAagaattgttgcacacctatagtatctcacaaaagtgagtacacccctcacatttttgtaaatatttgattataacttttcatgtgacatcagtgaagaaatgacactttgctacaatgtaaagtagtgagtgtacagcgtaaataacagtgtaaatttgctcaaaaataactcgacacacagccattaatgggAATACTGGAGTGTAGAGAATACTGAAGTGCgtggaatactaaagtgtagagaatactgaagtgtacagaatactgaagtgtagggCATACTGAAGTGTAGGGCATACTGAAGTGTAGGGCATactgaagtgtagggaatactgaagtgtagagaatactgaagtgtagtGAAGACTGAAGTTTAAGGAATACTTACATGAAGTGCACTTCGGCATTCTCTACACTACAGTATTCCAACAACAACGACAAGGAGCAGATGTACATTGTAAAGTTTTCAGCTCTGTTGAGTGAAAATGTAGGGGTATAACAGGTTCTAATACAGATTATAGCCCATGTCTATCTCTAATCAAAGCCTACATCTAACCAAACATTCAAAACAGTAACTTCTTAAGTCTTGAGAATGTGCATCATGGCAGTGAAACATATAACATTTCATTAGGACATCACCAGGTTAAAAAACAGCACATACAACACTTAATCTTAGTCAGAAAACTGCCACTGGCTTTCTGTTTCTAGCTGCTATGACTCATTTATATAGACCCAGCAGATTCAAAGAAGCAAAATGATGTCACAACAACCAGAGCCTTGTGACTAGTGCGGAATAGAACTCATTGATTTAAGCCCAGCCCTAGAGACAATTCCAAGACAGGTTCCATATTGATTGAATGCTGGAAATTTTGACAACCTGTAGAAGTGATTGTGAAACTACAGTAGTAATCTGGCTCTGGGAATGGTGGCTTGAGCCCATCTCCTTTCTCCACtagatgttttcatttatttatttatttgttggtgTCACGTCATGGCGAGTTCGCAGCTACAGTTCCCAGAGGGCAGTGccacctacaaacatggccgacgagaactacacttcccgACCATGCACACTCTCACGTTCACCGGAATACTGTGAGAACACCTGTGTAGCACCATAGGTTATATAAGGCCTTGTTAACTTGTGAACTAAATGCTCAGCAACCCTTTTCTTGACGTtcaccaagcctttgttcacgatttggatttctACGGTTTTTGAAGTTTTCGCCTGTTCTTGGATTGGTTCCCTGCATAGCCCAGTTGGTATTGTTCTCTCGAACACCTGACCTTCAGCTATCTTCCTCATTCCGTCTTTCGCCTGACCCCAGTACCCTGGTCCTGTTCGTCCGCGCTTGTCTCCGACAAGGTAACATAACAGATTACTTTGCCTGCTATGGAGGCAGCGGATGCCCCAGAGTGGCTATGCCACATCCTGGAGCAAAACCGAATGATAGCTGTACAGTGGGACCAGATATTGCTTTTAAATGAGCAAGTTcaattctattcaattcaattttatttgtatagcgctttttacaatagacattgtctcaaagcagctttacagaaatatcaacatggtatacagatattaaaggtgcgaatttatcccaactgagcaagccactgagtggcgacggtggcaaggaaaaactccctaagatgttttaagaggaagaaaccttgagaggaacccgactcagaagggaacccatcctcatctgggtaacaacagatattgtgaaagagttcattatggatttatatgaagtctgtatggcgttaagaacagccgtagtcccagcagtctggaattaaagaagatttgagctccatccagaggcagaaaggatcaggatctctagtatccataaattcgtgtggggctcggcgaaaggagagagggagaaaaaagataattatgactgcgaagtagtagaacagaatctagtcagggtagcttgagtaaacaaatatgttttaagcttagacttaaacactgagactgtgtctgagtcccgaacactaataggaagactgttccataactgtgaggctctgtaagagaaagctcttccccctgctgtagccttcactattcgaggtaccgtcagatagcctgcatcttttgatctaagtaggcgtggcggatcatataaaaccaaaaggtcgcttagatattgtggcgcgagaccatttagtgctttataggttaataaaagtattttataattaatgcgagattttactgggagccaatgcagtattgataatatcggtgtgatatggtcgtatcttctagttctagttaggactctagcagctgcattctggactaattggagcttatttatattcctactggaacatccagacagtaaggcattacagtaatctaatctagaggtgacgaatgcatgaactagtatttccgcatcatgtagtgacaatatgtttcttattttagaaatatttctgagatgaaagaaggctatcctagtaatattatctacatgagcatcaaatgataggctggagtcaataatcactccaaggtctttaactgctgcacatgatgaaacaaagaccatccagagtaaccatgtgatcagaaagaatacttctagctacacgtgggcctaataaaagtatttctgttttatcagaattaagtagaaggaagttaattaacatccaatgtctaatgtcctttacacaatcctcaactttactaagcttctgtctgtcctctggcttcgctgaaacatacaactgtgtatcatcagcataacagtggaagctaattccatgtttaagaataatttgacctaggggtagcatatataaagtaaagagcagtgggcctaaaacagaaccctgtggaactccaaaagtaacctcagtacgcatggagaattcactatttacatctacgaactgataacgatcggtcagataagacctgagccaggagaggactgttcccttaataccaacaacattttctaatctatcaaggagaatagtgtgatctatagtatcaaaagctgcactaaggtcgagtaacacaagcagcgagacacaaccctgatcgtaagtcagtagaaggtcatttactactttaactaacgctgtctctgtgctatgatgaggtctaaatcctgactgatacatttcatgaatgttattcctatctaagtacgagcataactgctttgctacaaccttttctaaaatcttagagatgaaggggagatttgatattggtctatagttggacaattgagacgggtcaagatcaggttttttaatcaagggtttaataactgctaatttaagtgatttaggtacatagccagtgcttagggaagaattgattatatttagaagtggttcaattactcctggaccaatctgtttaaacaaacatgtaggtacaggatctagtatgcaagttgatgaattggctgaagagattaatgtagctagttcggtctctctgtGTCGCGCCTGTGCACCTCCACGCTTCCAACCATGACACCACCTGCTACATCCACGTGCACTCCGCCTCTAACCCCAGCGTATGCCCAACCAGCGCCGGTTGCGCACATTCCAGCCACGCCGTCTGCGCACAATCCGCCTCTGCCTACACCGGAGAGATACGCTGGAGAGCCGGAACGATGCAAGGGTTTCCTGCTACAGTGCTCGTTGTTCTTTGAGAGCCACCCTCACATGCCGGAGGTCCGTAAAGTTACACACTTCATGGAGTTACTTACCAGATGCGCCTTGGCATGGGCTACGGCGGAGTAGGAATGAGGAGCCGGTACCAGACCCTCGTTAGCGGACCTCCTCTCGTGCTTCCAACGTGCTTTTGATCATTCCCCTGACGGCTGGGAGACTGGCCAGGAGCTCATGAAGATCACGCAAGGCTCTCGTGATGCGGTGGAATACGCCTTGAAGTTCCGCACCATCGCTACACGGAGCGGGTGGAATGAGCCGGCTCTCAAGACCGCGTTCCGTCAGGGGCTAAACCCCAAGTTGTTACGAGAGTTAGCATGTCAGGGCGAGCAGCTCACCCTCGATGACCTCATAGATCTGGCAATACGGCTGGACCGTCTGCGCCGAACAAACCGCCCCGCGCTGTGGGGTCCCCTGCCACCAGAGTCAGCCCTGCCAACCGAACCCAAACccagtcaaatgtttaaaaaaaagagttaaaagagtgtttatttttcactgttgttccattttaatgtgttaatacaTTGATGATTCAAGTGAGTATAACGCTGATCAGTCATCTATTAGGATGGTCTGAATCCTGCACTCTGGGATCGACTGATTTAGTCTCCACCCATATACCTGGAGGAAAAGCGGTAATTTTCCATGCGAGTTAAGCTCTCATGGAAGTAACACCGACCGTCATGCTTATGACTTATTTCTCTTCTATATAGATAGGGGGACAACATTTTGGAGGCACCGCTGGGATTGCTGCTCAGATGTCCAGTGTCCATAGCCTGTACATTGAATTCTGCACCAGCTAAATCCCCCATACTACACCCAGGCAGGCTGCAGTGAGGCTGTTTAAGGAGAGCTGGAAGTTGGTGGTTGAGTACACGTTCCTGAGGCCAGTTAGAGATCAGGGACATTAGAGACCCACCAGTTCAGAAGCAACTCCTACACAGTTAAAGGCCCCTGCACTGTCAACATGTCAGCCCTGGAAGAGCTACAGGAAGAGGTAGGAGGAGTGTTGCACACCCTGAATAGAGACAATTTACTTGGAATCTGTGACTTTTTGAACATATCAGGCGTACAAAGAGCAGATGTTAAAGGAAAATCACACATCTCATTGGTGACTCACATTCTGAAGCACCTTGAAAGAGACGAAGTGGCAGAGCTAGAAGACAACCGGATGTCAGAGTTATTACTACTGAAAGACAAAATTGCAGATATGTTAAGTGGCATCAATAGTGAAAGGGCACACACTGAACATGACATTCAGGAGACAGTGACACAGAAATTAATGGATGAACAAAGTAGTGCATgtgaacagaaaaaaattggAGTCATGCAGACTACTGCAGTCAATGCTGCTGTTAATGGTCCTGTGGACCAAGCTACTGCAGGCTCTCCAGTAAACACCCAATCTTCAGCCAATGCCCAGCAGCAGCCAAGCTCACACTGGCACAAAGATTTCAAAATTTCTGGTCAAATAGGTGAACCTGGGCAGAGAGATAAACTGACATTTTCCAGCCTTGCTCATTAGATTAAGAATGGACTAAACAGAGGTTATCCTGAAATAGAGTATATGGATGCTATGATCAGAGCTATTTGTCCAGGCTTGCAGCTACACAGCTACTTGGAGGGAAGACCTCACCTGACTCTTCCCGCACTGAGGTGCATTCTGCGTTCCCACTTCCAGGAAAAGAGTGCCACTGAGCTCTACAAACAGCTAGCTTCAGAAGCACAGCATAGCAAGGAGACACCCCAAAGCTTTGTAATGCGGGTCTTAGATTTGAGACAGAAAGTATTATTTGCATCCCAAGAGTCAGAATCAGGGCTTAAGTATGACCCAGCTCTAGTCCATCATATGAGTCTACACACAGTGCTTACTGGTCTCCAGAATTACAGTATCAGGATAGACATGCAGCCCCTTCTGCTAGATTACTGAAACCTCAGATGAGCTTTTGTTAGAGAGATTAAACATTGTCTGTACAAATAAGGCAGAACGAAGAAATAGAAAGAGGTATAGCACCCTGCAGCCAGCTACAAGTGTAAGTGTGGTCCAGTCAGAGGATCCACCACCTACAAAGTGCTCTGTGAAAGAAGCTAGCGCAAAGGTACCAGCTGAATTGATGACAGAGTTAGCAGAACTTAAGACAAGTTTTGCTTCTCTTAAGGGTCTTAGTGCAGAAATAGCTCAGATTAAGGACACACTACAACAGCCTATGTTTCAGCTCCAGTTCTATGGGCCACCTTCAGCGAGGATGTCAAGCAGAGACACCCAGCCAGTTTCCCACCAGCAGTATTATGGGAGCTAGAGCCAGTCCCAAGCCCCGGCCCCAACACAGCACCAGTATGCCCCTCACCTGTACACTAACTACTCTGCTCATGTCCGAAGGAGGTGCTTTGTCTGCCAGCAGACCAGATCCAATGAACGTTGCACGCACTTCTACTGATGTGGGAGTGGGGAACATTTCTAAGCTGGGTGCAAAATCAGAGGAGTTAGACCATTGAGAGGCTCCTTTAAACGAGAAAGGGTTACCACTGAGGGACGAGTGTTAACCATAGCCAGTGGAACGTCCCAGAACTGTGCAAATTGTGGCAAGAAAGATTCACCAAAGGAGCTGTGTTCATCCTGTAAAGAGACACTGTATTGTTCCAGAGCATGTCAACAACAACATTGGACTGAACACAAAAAGAAATGCACTCACCTGATAACTGACAAGGGTAATGGAAAGTCTCTTTgcaaagacaaaaatgcacactACTTGTCACCCCTAGCTCCAGTTGGCAACTTGCGCAAAATCACCTCACTAGTTGGCAGATAATGTCTTGTTGAATGCTATCTGAATGGTCACCAACTCAAAGCTTTATGGGACACAGGGTCCCAGGTGTCAGTCATTGATGAAAAATGGAAAGAGGAATATTTACTGAGCTTCAGACTGAGATGTTTCAGAAATCCTGGACTCACCTGACCTCACATTGACTGCAGCAAATGGAACTGAAATGCCTTACCTGGGATGGATTGAGACAACCTTCCAGCTCGCCTCAGAAACTAACCAAGCCAATGAACTGCTGATTCCAATGATTGTGCTGAAAGGGTGTCACGTGTCCCATCCCATCATAGGTTTTAATGTCATCAAGCACATCTTGGCAAAGACTGATAAGAGCAAACAGTACAGTACTGTGGAGAAATCTTTCCCAAGTCTCAAAAGAAATAAGGTGAGAGCTTTCATACAGGCTGTTAGTGCAGAACAGGTAGATGAGTATGCagtgaaaacaaagaaagagatgGGTGCAGTACCAAAACACAGTAGCATTCAGATTGAGTGTCGTGTAGCTGCCCAGCCTTTTAAAGATGACATGACCATGTTGTTCCCACCAGACCTGAACCCCCAGTGGCCAGATGATTTTGAGTTCTA
Proteins encoded in this window:
- the LOC108265174 gene encoding uncharacterized protein LOC108265174, translating into MPKAKMKLFILLIIFGVLTVTLISKWKHIFGHTADYSTGNLSEGTQSSISNSLDTHNTPMSMRSIIPIKNSSHFAVSAFIDHRLNKAIRVISIIKRNSMQPLYCLYCNNGKACEFTKATIKIHRDHFGFKFGASDVMCHGKHTQKATHIAISVDAADKVSDINNLDFLPVKNRVNYELFKYNFTICISNLFGDYNNVLQFAQSMEMYKLLGVQQVIIYNTSCGSDLDKLLQHYKKEGILEIVPWPIDQFLNPSAGWDATLHKGDLHYYGQLVTLNECIYRQMYQSKYVLLNDIDEIIMPYKYANLALLMEALQQEHKYVTVFLIENHIFPKTQFEEIGKFHRPEWKNIPGINIMEHIYREPDRKNSFNPTKMIINPRNMMQTSVHSSLKHTGQVYRVPFDACRIIHVRTPLQGRLTKEQLFVDTRVWDFEQELIPNVDRALQLSGLLRSPE